Proteins from a single region of Rhinatrema bivittatum unplaced genomic scaffold, aRhiBiv1.1, whole genome shotgun sequence:
- the LOC115082114 gene encoding glycine-rich cell wall structural protein 1-like codes for MSGAGYHTVGSGWIDCMLSGAVDNGVGAGYHTAGSGWSDGTLSGGVDNGVGAGYHTAGSGWSDGTLSGAVDNGVGAGYHTAGSGRSDGTLSGGVDNGVGAGYHTAGSGRSDGTLSGGVDNGVGAGYHTAGSGWSDGTLSGGVDNGVGAGYHTAGSGWSDGTLSGAVDNGVGAGYHTAGSGRSDGTLSGAVDNGVGAGYHTAGSGWSDGTLSGAVDNGVGAGYHTAGSGWSDGTLSGVVDIGEGAGYHTAGSGWIDCMLSGAVDNGVGAGYHTAGSGWIDCMLSGAVDIGVGAGYHTAGSGWSDCMLSGGGG; via the coding sequence ATGTCAGGGGCAGGGTACCATACAGTGGGCAGTGGATGGATTGACTGCATGCTGTCTGGGGCGGTGGATAATGGTGTGGGGGCAGGGTACCATACAGCGGGCAGTGGATGGAGTGACGGCACGCTGTCTGGGGGGGTGGATAATGGTGTGGGGGCAGGGTACCATACAGCGGGCAGTGGATGGAGTGACGGCACGCTGTCTGGGGCGGTGGATAATGGTGTGGGGGCAGGGTACCATACAGCGGGCAGTGGACGGAGTGACGGCACGCTGTCTGGGGGGGTGGATAATGGTGTGGGGGCAGGGTACCATACAGCGGGCAGTGGACGGAGTGACGGCACGCTGTCTGGGGGGGTGGATAATGGTGTGGGGGCAGGGTACCATACAGCGGGCAGTGGATGGAGTGACGGCACGCTGTCTGGGGGGGTGGATAATGGTGTGGGGGCAGGGTATCATACAGCGGGCAGTGGATGGAGTGACGGCACGCTGTCTGGGGCGGTGGATAATGGTGTGGGGGCAGGGTACCATACAGCGGGCAGTGGACGGAGTGACGGCACGCTGTCTGGGGCGGTGGATAATGGTGTGGGGGCAGGGTACCATACAGCGGGCAGTGGATGGAGTGACGGCACGCTGTCTGGGGCGGTGGATAATGGTGTGGGGGCAGGGTACCATACAGCGGGCAGTGGATGGAGTGACGGCACGCTGTCTGGGGTGGTGGATATTGGTGAGGGGGCAGGGTACCATACAGCGGGCAGTGGATGGATTGACTGCATGCTGTCTGGGGCGGTGGATAATGGTGTGGGGGCAGGGTACCATACAGCGGGCAGTGGATGGATTGACTGCATGCTGTCTGGGGCGGTGGATATTGGTGTGGGGGCAGGGTATCATACAGCGGGCAGTGGATGGAGTGACTGCATGCTGTCTGGGGGGGGTGGATAA